A genome region from Bifidobacterium coryneforme includes the following:
- a CDS encoding DsbA family protein: protein MNPTEQSTPDQNGQPGQQETVPPGRRRGIIISAVALVLVLVILAAGLYVWHGKDQADRDAQASVSGETVAKGPTGSKTAYKELQEVKAKPSVADKEGGLTIAAGGINTKVPNAPSVHVFVDPMCPWCGKVGRVIDPELEKMVKAGQVTVTYTFLNFLDKVSSDQYSTRVGNALATVAEQDPDHFLDFEAAVFEEGFQPDEEDYQPVSDQDLANQAVKVGVPESVAAQFAEGRYQDWVQKVNDYTITRTDVEDAKGEFTTPTIMINGRLWDISGAGKASGGLQHLDKALLKSLGIDDDKVGMQGVMPSIGSTGKALPF from the coding sequence ATGAACCCTACAGAGCAGAGCACACCAGATCAGAACGGACAGCCAGGGCAGCAGGAGACCGTACCCCCCGGGCGACGCCGTGGCATCATCATCTCAGCAGTGGCCCTTGTTCTGGTCCTGGTCATCCTTGCAGCCGGACTCTATGTCTGGCATGGCAAGGACCAGGCTGACAGGGATGCGCAGGCATCGGTATCCGGGGAGACCGTCGCCAAGGGGCCGACCGGAAGCAAGACGGCCTATAAGGAGCTCCAAGAGGTCAAGGCCAAACCATCTGTTGCAGATAAAGAGGGTGGACTGACCATAGCGGCCGGAGGAATCAACACCAAGGTACCCAATGCTCCATCAGTCCATGTCTTCGTCGACCCGATGTGCCCCTGGTGCGGCAAGGTGGGACGCGTCATCGACCCCGAGCTGGAGAAGATGGTCAAGGCAGGTCAGGTCACTGTCACCTACACCTTCCTCAACTTCCTGGATAAGGTCTCCAGTGACCAGTACTCAACGCGGGTTGGGAATGCCTTGGCCACGGTGGCCGAGCAGGATCCCGATCATTTCCTCGATTTTGAGGCCGCCGTCTTCGAAGAGGGCTTCCAGCCTGACGAGGAGGACTACCAGCCGGTCTCGGACCAGGATCTTGCCAATCAGGCTGTCAAGGTGGGGGTTCCCGAATCCGTGGCCGCACAGTTTGCCGAAGGCCGTTACCAGGACTGGGTCCAGAAGGTGAACGATTACACCATCACACGCACGGACGTCGAGGATGCCAAGGGTGAATTCACCACACCCACCATCATGATCAACGGCCGTCTCTGGGACATCAGTGGTGCAGGCAAGGCTTCCGGCGGCCTACAGCACCTCGACAAGGCCCTGCTGAAATCCCTGGGGATTGATGACGACAAGGTGGGTATGCAGGGTGTCATGCCCTCCATAGGTTCCACGGGAAAAGCACTGCCGTTCTGA
- the pyrE gene encoding orotate phosphoribosyltransferase, translating into MEMNRIDSTEIPAEQTEGLQQGFTRFLLESGALKFGDFTLKSGRRSPYFINAGAFNDGPKIALLGEFYARTIVNAVKAGTLPADIDTVFGPAYKGIPLAVSTAIALGGAHDMHLGYTFDRKEVKDHGDGGLMVGTQLEDGMRVLLVDDVMTAGTAVRQAVPKILDQAKVEIVGLVLSVDRMEKTGQGKGSAVEAIMEEFHFPVLSIVNVQQIFQAANAMKDNQGRPFLTDQVASDAKDYLNRYGA; encoded by the coding sequence ATGGAAATGAACAGGATCGACTCAACCGAGATACCTGCGGAACAGACGGAGGGTCTTCAGCAAGGCTTCACCCGCTTCCTCCTGGAAAGTGGCGCGCTGAAGTTCGGGGACTTCACGCTGAAGTCAGGCAGGCGCTCTCCCTACTTCATCAATGCCGGTGCTTTCAATGACGGTCCAAAGATAGCCCTGCTGGGGGAGTTCTACGCAAGGACCATAGTCAATGCCGTCAAGGCGGGAACGCTCCCGGCCGATATCGACACGGTCTTCGGGCCTGCCTATAAGGGGATTCCCCTGGCCGTCTCGACGGCCATCGCACTTGGAGGCGCCCATGATATGCACCTGGGCTACACGTTCGACCGGAAAGAGGTCAAGGACCATGGCGATGGCGGCCTCATGGTGGGAACCCAACTCGAAGATGGTATGAGGGTTCTTCTGGTCGACGATGTCATGACTGCAGGGACCGCAGTCCGTCAGGCGGTGCCGAAGATACTCGATCAGGCGAAAGTGGAGATCGTCGGTCTGGTCCTCTCGGTGGACCGGATGGAGAAAACGGGTCAGGGCAAGGGCTCAGCGGTGGAGGCCATCATGGAGGAGTTCCACTTCCCCGTGCTCAGCATTGTCAATGTGCAGCAGATTTTCCAGGCTGCGAACGCCATGAAGGACAACCAGGGCAGGCCTTTCCTGACCGACCAGGTGGCTTCGGACGCGAAGGACTATCTGAACCGCTACGGAGCCTGA
- a CDS encoding dihydroorotate dehydrogenase, with protein sequence MSAGRDITPGMDPLEPHRWKHGTVVAGVPWKNPVGTASGTFNLDACQDYYDVADMGAIGTKGVSPVPWEGNPSPRTAETPAGMVNSVGLQNPGVDRYLVDELPRLKALGATVVTNVAGHSDDDYAQVVERLADSPADMLEINVSCPNVSHGGMSVGTDPEALNRLIHRLRTMTDKPMVVKLSPNVTDIVAVAQASVEGGADALSLINTLVGMRIDIDTGEPILAQETGGVSGPCVFPIALGFVWRVRKALPDIPIIGIGGIDSGEKALEFLYAGANAVEVGAAALLDPVAPVRVARELDDLLDSRPELADLLSKGKTWK encoded by the coding sequence ATGTCTGCTGGCCGGGATATCACCCCCGGTATGGACCCCCTGGAACCTCACCGTTGGAAGCATGGCACGGTCGTGGCAGGTGTGCCATGGAAGAATCCGGTGGGCACCGCCTCCGGCACCTTCAATCTGGATGCCTGCCAGGACTACTATGATGTGGCGGACATGGGAGCCATCGGCACCAAGGGTGTCTCGCCCGTCCCCTGGGAGGGCAACCCCTCTCCAAGGACGGCGGAGACCCCAGCTGGAATGGTGAACTCCGTAGGACTGCAGAATCCTGGCGTGGACCGCTACCTGGTCGACGAGCTTCCCAGACTCAAGGCCTTGGGGGCCACGGTGGTCACCAACGTGGCAGGTCACAGTGATGATGATTATGCCCAGGTGGTGGAGCGCCTTGCGGATTCCCCTGCTGACATGTTGGAAATCAACGTCTCTTGCCCCAATGTCTCCCATGGGGGCATGTCTGTGGGAACCGATCCCGAAGCTCTGAACCGGCTCATTCATCGCCTACGCACCATGACCGACAAGCCGATGGTGGTCAAACTGTCCCCGAATGTCACCGACATCGTGGCTGTGGCCCAGGCCAGCGTGGAGGGTGGGGCAGATGCCCTGAGCCTGATCAACACCCTGGTCGGCATGCGTATCGACATTGATACAGGTGAACCCATCCTGGCCCAGGAGACCGGGGGAGTGTCAGGCCCCTGCGTCTTCCCCATAGCCCTCGGTTTCGTTTGGAGGGTTCGCAAGGCCCTGCCCGATATTCCGATTATCGGCATAGGAGGTATTGATTCAGGGGAGAAGGCCCTTGAGTTTCTGTACGCGGGTGCCAATGCCGTTGAGGTAGGCGCCGCCGCCCTCCTGGATCCGGTCGCCCCCGTCAGGGTGGCCAGGGAACTGGACGACCTCCTGGACTCACGACCCGAACTTGCTGATCTGCTCTCGAAAGGAAAGACATGGAAATGA
- a CDS encoding dihydroorotate dehydrogenase electron transfer subunit, with protein MSQPVFTTTEPVIDRARRAGRRPGRRTDVITGMEALDQDVWRMTIEDPFAAQEALPGSFVNLYPTDSMTLLPRPLGISRVLGGNQIEVIFGVVGRGTHEFSELRPGDCIDLLGPLGKGFDLSGSAHYILVGGGLGVPPLIRAAQVLREQGGARSTALLGYRSVHFADRFMNPLVDDLRSIDNGRGDVITLLDGLEPTLDPEDTIILTCGPTPMMGAVAAWAGKRSIPTQCCMEARMGCGYGTCVACVVDTVNGRLKVCKDGPVFKADDLLWKGGKH; from the coding sequence ATGAGCCAGCCTGTCTTTACGACCACAGAACCGGTCATCGACCGTGCACGCCGGGCCGGACGCCGGCCTGGACGACGCACCGACGTAATCACCGGGATGGAGGCTCTGGACCAGGATGTCTGGAGGATGACCATCGAGGATCCCTTCGCTGCCCAGGAAGCCCTTCCGGGTTCCTTCGTCAATCTCTACCCGACCGACTCGATGACCCTCCTTCCCCGTCCGTTGGGAATCAGCAGGGTCCTGGGCGGCAACCAGATTGAGGTCATCTTTGGTGTGGTCGGCAGGGGAACACACGAGTTCTCAGAGCTCCGACCCGGCGATTGCATCGACCTGCTCGGTCCTCTCGGCAAAGGGTTTGACCTTTCCGGAAGCGCCCATTACATCCTCGTGGGCGGAGGGCTGGGGGTTCCTCCGCTGATACGGGCCGCCCAGGTCCTCCGGGAGCAGGGTGGTGCACGATCAACCGCCCTGCTCGGGTACCGGTCCGTACACTTCGCCGACAGGTTCATGAATCCCCTGGTGGACGATCTGCGTTCCATCGACAACGGGCGGGGCGATGTCATCACCCTGCTTGATGGTCTTGAACCGACCCTGGACCCTGAAGACACGATCATTCTGACCTGTGGCCCGACCCCGATGATGGGGGCTGTGGCCGCCTGGGCCGGTAAGAGGTCCATCCCCACCCAGTGCTGCATGGAAGCCAGGATGGGATGCGGGTACGGCACCTGTGTGGCCTGTGTCGTGGACACCGTAAATGGACGTCTCAAGGTCTGCAAGGATGGGCCGGTCTTCAAGGCGGATGACCTGCTCTGGAAAGGCGGCAAGCACTGA